A region from the Agrococcus sp. SL85 genome encodes:
- a CDS encoding NAD-dependent succinate-semialdehyde dehydrogenase, with translation MTTTAPQQALVAADPERVANADRTIARMALPAEGLAVEDPSTGERIATIVDVDVDGALEAVAVADAAGRAWARTTPRQRADVLHAWYAMLIDRADELAHLIVREMGKPLAEARAEVQYAADFVRWYAEEAVRPRGDYRDAPGGGAQIVTRRSPVGLSVLITPWNFPLAMATRKIAPAIAAGNAAIVKPATLTPLTTLLAVELGRRAGIPEELVHVVTTSRSSAFSEAVLRDPRVRKVSFTGSTPVGRTLLALASEQVLRASMELGGNAPLLVFDDADLERAVEGTLAAKLRNGGQSCVGANRIYVQDGIADAFVEALAERLAGIRVGSGFGEGVQLGPLIDDRAVRSMAALTEDAVARGAELRTGGSAIAGAGHWFQPTLLDRVPSDSRIAQTEIFGPIAAVQRFSTQAEAIARANDTELGLAGYVFTESLDRALDVADRLETGIVGINQGVPSNAAAPFGGIKASGMGREGGAEGLEEYESIRYYSIARRRTR, from the coding sequence ATGACCACGACCGCCCCGCAGCAGGCGCTCGTCGCCGCCGATCCCGAGCGCGTCGCGAACGCCGATCGCACGATCGCACGCATGGCGCTCCCCGCCGAGGGCCTCGCCGTCGAGGACCCCTCGACGGGCGAGCGGATCGCGACGATCGTCGACGTCGACGTCGACGGAGCGCTCGAGGCCGTCGCCGTCGCCGACGCCGCTGGCCGCGCCTGGGCCCGCACGACCCCGCGGCAGCGCGCCGACGTGCTCCACGCCTGGTACGCGATGCTCATCGACCGCGCCGACGAGCTCGCGCACCTCATCGTGCGCGAGATGGGCAAGCCGCTCGCCGAGGCGCGCGCCGAGGTGCAGTACGCCGCCGACTTCGTGCGCTGGTACGCCGAGGAGGCCGTGCGGCCCCGGGGCGACTACCGCGACGCCCCCGGCGGCGGCGCCCAGATCGTGACCCGCCGCTCCCCCGTCGGCCTCTCGGTGCTCATCACGCCCTGGAACTTCCCGCTCGCGATGGCCACGCGCAAGATCGCCCCGGCGATCGCGGCCGGCAACGCCGCGATCGTGAAGCCCGCGACGCTGACGCCGCTCACGACGCTGCTCGCGGTCGAGCTCGGCCGCCGCGCAGGCATCCCGGAGGAGCTCGTGCACGTCGTCACGACCTCCCGCTCCTCCGCCTTCAGCGAGGCGGTGCTGCGGGATCCGCGCGTGCGCAAGGTGTCGTTCACGGGCTCGACGCCCGTGGGCCGCACGCTGCTCGCGCTCGCCTCCGAGCAGGTGCTGCGCGCCTCGATGGAGCTGGGCGGCAACGCGCCGCTGCTCGTCTTCGACGACGCCGACCTCGAGCGCGCCGTCGAGGGCACGCTCGCGGCGAAGCTGCGCAACGGCGGCCAGTCGTGCGTGGGCGCCAACCGCATCTACGTGCAGGACGGGATCGCCGACGCCTTCGTCGAAGCGCTCGCCGAGCGGCTCGCCGGCATCCGCGTGGGCTCCGGCTTCGGGGAGGGCGTGCAGCTCGGACCGCTCATCGACGACCGCGCCGTGCGCTCGATGGCGGCGCTCACCGAGGACGCCGTCGCGCGCGGCGCCGAGCTGCGCACGGGCGGCTCGGCGATCGCCGGCGCGGGCCACTGGTTCCAGCCGACGCTGCTCGACCGCGTGCCGTCGGACTCGCGGATCGCGCAGACCGAGATCTTCGGCCCCATCGCGGCGGTGCAGCGCTTCTCGACCCAGGCCGAGGCGATCGCCCGCGCGAACGACACCGAGCTCGGGCTCGCGGGCTACGTCTTCACCGAGTCGCTCGACCGCGCGCTCGACGTCGCCGACCGCCTCGAGACCGGCATCGTCGGCATCAACCAGGGTGTGCCCTCGAACGCCGCGGCGCCCTTCGGCGGCATCAAGGCCTCCGGCATGGGCCGTGAGGGCGGCGCCGAGGGGCTCGAGGAGTACGAGAGCATCCGCTACTACAGCATCGCCCGCCGCCGCACGCGCTGA
- a CDS encoding FAD:protein FMN transferase, which produces MTLPTHRVVRVEQVMGTVLSVHVHLEPEAAPRLVPAVERAIDAAVEEMRLIDRLASTYRDDSEVRRIADGRLRLEDAHPLVRELATRSAALERATGGLVSAGWRGPGDPLAFDPTGIAKGWAVERAVRERLVPLLEAPGAIAAGMGAGGDLQLATAAGADWSWRIGIADPRRPEGQGGGAPAGAGLLAVVDVVDGAVATSGTAERGAHIIDPRTGLAARGALAATVVADGLTEADAWATAAVVAGADDLGWIAEASTRCGLVVAPEGRVRRWSGPAEVVGAAAA; this is translated from the coding sequence ATGACCCTGCCGACGCACCGGGTGGTGCGCGTCGAGCAGGTGATGGGCACGGTGCTGAGCGTCCACGTGCACCTCGAGCCCGAGGCCGCGCCGCGGCTCGTGCCCGCGGTCGAGCGCGCGATCGACGCCGCCGTCGAGGAGATGCGCCTCATCGACCGGCTCGCGTCGACCTACCGCGACGACTCCGAGGTGCGGCGGATCGCGGACGGTCGCCTGCGGCTCGAGGACGCGCACCCGCTCGTGAGGGAGCTCGCGACCCGGAGCGCCGCCCTCGAGCGCGCGACGGGCGGCCTCGTGAGCGCCGGCTGGCGCGGCCCCGGTGATCCGCTCGCCTTCGACCCGACCGGCATCGCGAAGGGCTGGGCCGTGGAGCGCGCCGTGCGCGAGCGCCTCGTGCCGCTGCTGGAGGCGCCCGGCGCGATCGCCGCGGGGATGGGCGCGGGCGGCGACCTGCAGCTCGCGACCGCGGCCGGGGCCGACTGGTCGTGGCGCATCGGGATCGCCGACCCGCGGCGCCCCGAGGGGCAGGGCGGCGGCGCACCTGCCGGGGCCGGCCTCCTCGCCGTCGTCGACGTCGTCGACGGCGCCGTCGCGACCTCGGGCACCGCCGAGCGCGGCGCGCACATCATCGATCCCCGCACGGGCCTGGCAGCCCGGGGAGCGCTCGCCGCGACGGTCGTCGCCGACGGGCTGACCGAGGCGGACGCCTGGGCGACCGCGGCCGTCGTCGCGGGTGCCGACGACCTGGGCTGGATCGCCGAGGCGAGCACGCGCTGCGGCCTGGTCGTCGCGCCCGAGGGCCGCGTGCGGCGGTGGAGCGGGCCCGCCGAGGTCGTCGGGGCCGCGGCGGCCTAG
- a CDS encoding sensor histidine kinase, with protein MSAAPDPDERRVRQAALRVGLWIAAASAAAIAVGVAVLLAAVLGRSRPERHEGGPVPDGDRVVVDVDDLVPVVLLLALAGVVLLAGIAVLAARRAVRPLAEALRGQRAFVSDASHELRTPLTALSSRIQIVERRHARGEPIDEPLGRLRHDAAVMDDVLTDLLLAAEGAGAAERSAAVGAAMREAAALLEPLGEPRGVAIALRDEAGGAEVPLAPATLSRVLVALLDNAIQHAPDGSTVTLAAAIEHDGIVLRVVDRGRGIPEADRERIFERFARSGEHGRRRGFGIGLALVRQAVERAGGDVRVEASSADGTTFRVVLPAAHARR; from the coding sequence GTGAGCGCCGCGCCCGACCCCGACGAGCGTCGCGTGCGGCAGGCGGCGCTGCGCGTCGGCCTCTGGATCGCCGCGGCCTCCGCGGCCGCGATCGCCGTCGGCGTCGCCGTGCTGCTCGCCGCGGTGCTGGGGCGCTCGCGGCCCGAGCGGCACGAGGGCGGGCCCGTGCCCGACGGCGACCGCGTCGTCGTCGACGTCGACGACCTCGTGCCCGTCGTGCTGCTGCTGGCGCTCGCGGGCGTCGTCCTGCTCGCAGGCATCGCGGTGCTCGCCGCGCGGCGCGCCGTGCGCCCGCTCGCGGAGGCGCTGCGAGGGCAGCGCGCGTTCGTCTCCGATGCGAGCCACGAGCTGCGCACGCCGCTCACCGCGCTCTCGAGCCGCATCCAGATCGTCGAGCGCCGGCACGCGCGCGGCGAGCCGATCGACGAGCCGCTCGGGCGGCTGCGGCACGACGCCGCCGTCATGGACGACGTGCTCACCGACCTGCTGCTCGCGGCCGAGGGCGCCGGGGCTGCCGAGCGCAGCGCGGCCGTCGGCGCGGCGATGCGGGAGGCCGCGGCGCTGCTCGAGCCGCTCGGCGAGCCGCGCGGCGTCGCGATCGCGCTGCGCGACGAGGCCGGCGGGGCCGAGGTGCCGCTCGCGCCCGCGACCCTCTCGCGCGTGCTCGTCGCGCTCCTCGACAACGCCATCCAGCACGCACCCGACGGCTCGACCGTGACGCTCGCGGCGGCGATCGAGCACGACGGGATCGTGCTCCGCGTCGTCGATCGCGGCCGGGGGATCCCCGAGGCCGACCGGGAGCGGATCTTCGAGCGCTTCGCGCGCAGCGGCGAGCACGGCCGACGGCGCGGCTTCGGCATCGGGCTCGCGCTCGTGCGCCAGGCCGTGGAGCGCGCGGGCGGCGACGTGCGCGTCGAGGCGAGCTCGGCGGACGGCACGACCTTCCGCGTCGTCCTGCCCGCGGCGCACGCGCGCCGCTAG
- a CDS encoding response regulator transcription factor has translation MTSPSRAPRLLYVEDDAEIAAMTCEVLGEHYAVDHVVDVRGARERIAADRYDLVLADRRLPDGDGLDVVAALRRARITTPVLLLTALDAVRDRVAGLDAGANDYLAKPFDFDELLARLRALRRGFAAGAERRELGSWTFVADPAALYGPDGSRVPLTATEAALLSLLAESPDHVFSRDEILASVLRGQSTGSVDALVHYVRRKADPGIVDTVRGRGYRIGAP, from the coding sequence GTGACGAGCCCCTCGCGCGCGCCGAGACTGCTCTACGTCGAGGACGACGCCGAGATCGCGGCGATGACCTGCGAGGTGCTCGGCGAGCACTACGCGGTCGACCACGTGGTCGACGTGCGCGGCGCGCGCGAGCGGATCGCCGCCGACCGCTACGACCTCGTGCTCGCCGACCGCCGGCTGCCCGACGGCGACGGCCTCGACGTCGTCGCCGCGCTCCGGCGCGCCCGCATCACGACGCCGGTGCTGCTGCTCACGGCGCTCGACGCCGTGCGCGACCGCGTCGCGGGCCTCGACGCCGGCGCGAACGACTACCTCGCCAAGCCCTTCGACTTCGACGAGCTGCTCGCGCGGCTGCGCGCGCTGCGGCGCGGGTTCGCCGCGGGCGCCGAGCGCCGCGAGCTCGGCAGCTGGACCTTCGTGGCCGACCCCGCGGCGCTCTACGGCCCCGACGGCAGCCGGGTGCCGCTCACGGCGACCGAGGCCGCGCTGCTCTCGCTGCTCGCCGAGAGCCCCGACCACGTCTTCTCGCGCGACGAGATCCTCGCCTCGGTGCTGCGCGGCCAGTCGACCGGCTCGGTCGACGCGCTCGTGCACTACGTGCGGCGGAAGGCCGATCCCGGCATCGTCGACACCGTGCGCGGCCGCGGCTACCGGATCGGGGCGCCGTGA
- a CDS encoding FMN-binding protein, with amino-acid sequence MKRIIYSLLATATGLVLLLGYRTSTGEAVQVLADQGGAADASASSGTGTSSGTGSGSASGTAQDGTGQAAPSSDASGAAAGSGLADGTYTGDAVQTRYGPVQVAITVCGGTITAVDVPTYPDANSRDRQINEFAVPRLVAATLEAQGDDVQMVSGATFTSRGYEQSLQSALDEARA; translated from the coding sequence ATGAAGCGCATCATCTACAGCCTGCTGGCCACCGCGACCGGGCTCGTCCTGCTGCTGGGGTACCGCACCTCCACCGGCGAGGCGGTGCAGGTGCTCGCAGACCAGGGCGGCGCGGCGGACGCGAGCGCGTCGTCGGGCACCGGCACGAGCTCGGGCACGGGCTCCGGCTCGGCCTCCGGCACCGCCCAGGACGGCACAGGCCAGGCGGCACCCTCGAGCGACGCGTCGGGCGCGGCAGCCGGATCAGGCCTCGCCGACGGCACCTACACGGGCGACGCGGTGCAGACGCGCTACGGCCCCGTGCAGGTGGCGATCACCGTCTGCGGCGGCACCATCACGGCCGTCGACGTGCCGACCTACCCCGACGCGAACTCGCGCGATCGTCAGATCAACGAGTTCGCGGTGCCGCGGCTCGTCGCCGCGACGCTCGAGGCGCAGGGCGACGACGTCCAGATGGTCTCGGGCGCCACCTTCACGAGCCGCGGCTACGAGCAGTCGCTCCAGAGCGCGCTCGACGAGGCCCGGGCATGA
- a CDS encoding LysR family transcriptional regulator has protein sequence MLDLHRLTLLREVWLHGGITAAARALSYSHSAISQQLAQLERETGTQLLERVGRTARLTPVGVELVRNTEAILAAVERAEADLATAHERAQGVVTLAAFASISRIALPGVLARLREEYPGLDVRIRLSTPEEAAAQLVSHQVDAVLTDAFPGTADSLGSGVRSWLLARDPIRCYLPEGVDPGDLEQLRAVPWVMEPASAASTQWALRVCRELGVEPRIAHESSDVLFHLRMVEGGLAAAFLPDTVVREAGASLRPSDVLPADQHRSILFVARAGAHRHPALEALRHAVEREL, from the coding sequence ATGCTCGACCTGCACCGGCTGACGCTGCTGCGCGAGGTGTGGCTGCACGGCGGCATCACGGCCGCGGCGCGTGCGCTCTCCTACAGCCACTCGGCCATCTCGCAGCAGCTCGCGCAGCTCGAGCGCGAGACCGGCACGCAGCTGCTCGAGCGCGTCGGGCGCACCGCGCGCCTCACGCCCGTCGGGGTCGAGCTCGTGCGCAACACCGAGGCGATCCTCGCCGCGGTCGAGCGGGCGGAGGCCGACCTCGCGACCGCGCACGAGCGCGCGCAGGGCGTCGTGACGCTCGCGGCCTTCGCGTCGATCAGCCGCATCGCCCTGCCGGGGGTGCTCGCGCGCCTGCGCGAGGAGTACCCGGGCCTCGACGTGCGCATCCGCCTGTCGACGCCCGAGGAGGCCGCGGCGCAGCTCGTGAGCCACCAGGTCGACGCGGTGCTCACCGACGCCTTCCCCGGCACCGCCGACAGCCTGGGCTCGGGGGTGCGGTCGTGGCTGCTCGCCCGCGACCCCATCCGCTGCTACCTGCCCGAGGGCGTCGACCCGGGCGACCTCGAGCAGCTGCGCGCGGTGCCGTGGGTCATGGAGCCCGCCTCGGCCGCGTCGACCCAGTGGGCGCTGCGCGTGTGCCGCGAGCTGGGCGTCGAGCCGCGGATCGCGCACGAGTCGTCGGACGTGCTGTTCCACCTGCGGATGGTCGAGGGCGGCCTCGCCGCCGCCTTCCTGCCGGACACCGTCGTGCGGGAGGCCGGCGCCTCGCTGCGGCCGAGCGACGTGCTGCCCGCCGATCAGCACCGCAGCATCCTGTTCGTCGCGCGGGCGGGCGCCCATCGGCACCCCGCGCTCGAGGCGCTGCGGCACGCGGTGGAGCGCGAGCTCTAG
- a CDS encoding aspartate aminotransferase family protein, with protein sequence MTVTDATRAAAPGRLLDAPALWPAQAHTPTVIGRQLVIERGEGAYVVTADGRRLFDGTAGLWHANVGHAHPELARAAFEQMQRLETYHQFARYTNDRALALGERLAGISPIARPKVLLSSGGSDAVDLACKIARRHWQREGRSEKTVILSREFSYHGLHAYGTSIAGLDFNREGYGTDSLVPETARVPLHDLDALEATIAEIGAERIAAFVTEPVQGTGGVNPPRPGYFERLQRILREHDILLVLDEVITGFGRTGTMFAAERYGIEPDLLTFAKGVTSGYAPLGGVLAAPRIWEPFFIDAAETPVLRWGATYSGHATASAVALAHLDILERDALVPRVAALERVLELELAGLAARRPEVVEVRSAGLLGGVSLVDGLPAERVTDALVELGFISRPLRGNTLQLSPPFIVDDAEIVSFVAAIEHAIAEEAAR encoded by the coding sequence ATGACCGTCACCGACGCCACGCGCGCCGCCGCCCCCGGCCGCCTGCTCGACGCGCCCGCCCTGTGGCCCGCGCAGGCGCACACCCCGACGGTCATCGGCCGCCAGCTCGTCATCGAGCGCGGCGAGGGCGCCTACGTCGTCACCGCCGACGGCCGCCGCCTCTTCGACGGCACCGCGGGCCTCTGGCACGCCAACGTCGGCCACGCGCACCCCGAGCTCGCGCGCGCCGCGTTCGAGCAGATGCAGCGGCTCGAGACCTACCACCAGTTCGCGCGCTACACGAACGATCGCGCCCTCGCGCTCGGCGAGCGCCTCGCGGGCATCTCGCCCATCGCGCGGCCCAAGGTGCTGCTGAGCTCGGGCGGCTCGGACGCCGTCGACCTCGCGTGCAAGATCGCGCGCCGCCACTGGCAGCGCGAGGGACGCTCCGAGAAGACCGTCATCCTCAGCCGCGAGTTCTCGTACCACGGCCTCCACGCCTACGGCACGAGCATCGCCGGCCTCGACTTCAACCGCGAGGGCTACGGCACCGACTCCCTCGTGCCCGAGACCGCGCGCGTGCCGCTGCACGACCTCGACGCGCTCGAGGCGACGATCGCCGAGATCGGCGCCGAGCGCATCGCCGCCTTCGTCACCGAGCCCGTGCAGGGCACGGGCGGCGTCAACCCGCCGCGACCGGGCTACTTCGAGCGCCTCCAGCGCATCCTCCGCGAGCACGACATCCTGCTCGTGCTCGACGAGGTCATCACGGGCTTCGGCCGCACCGGCACGATGTTCGCCGCCGAGCGCTACGGCATCGAGCCCGACCTGCTCACCTTCGCGAAGGGCGTCACCTCCGGCTACGCGCCGCTCGGCGGCGTGCTCGCCGCGCCCCGCATCTGGGAGCCCTTCTTCATCGACGCGGCCGAGACGCCCGTGCTGCGCTGGGGCGCCACGTACTCCGGGCACGCGACGGCCTCGGCGGTCGCGCTCGCGCACCTCGACATCCTCGAGCGCGACGCGCTCGTGCCGCGCGTCGCCGCGCTCGAGCGCGTGCTCGAGCTCGAGCTCGCGGGCCTCGCCGCGCGCCGCCCCGAGGTCGTGGAGGTGCGCTCGGCCGGGCTCCTCGGCGGCGTCTCGCTCGTCGACGGGCTGCCCGCCGAGCGCGTGACCGACGCGCTCGTCGAGCTGGGCTTCATCTCGCGGCCGCTGCGAGGCAACACGCTGCAGCTCAGCCCGCCCTTCATCGTCGACGACGCCGAGATCGTCTCGTTCGTCGCCGCCATCGAGCACGCGATCGCCGAGGAGGCCGCACGATGA